The Lycium barbarum isolate Lr01 chromosome 9, ASM1917538v2, whole genome shotgun sequence genome has a segment encoding these proteins:
- the LOC132611065 gene encoding mediator of RNA polymerase II transcription subunit 33A-like isoform X2 — MAILSIQQSSLYDGVIELTKSAQLSGTDPLMWAIQLSSTLNSAGMSMPSIDVAELLVNHICWSNNIAIAWKFLEKALALRIVPPMFVLALLSNRVISTRRSYPGAYRLYMELLKRYAFSLPSLINGPNYQKIMEAINDTLHLSQLFGLKGSESGLVVVEFVFAIVWELLDASLDDEGLLELTAEKKSRWPITSQDMGLNNHNGFAGGRTEKHEVLCKMNTVMAIEIIGEFFHDKVTSAILYLARTNLSTHWESFTQNLRLLVSKSSALRNSKNISPEALVQLTSDNRVVLSRKCKTSSHKRFHSVMASGSLVSSADQCHGASPSVLWLPIDLFLEDTMDGSQVAATSAAETLTGLVKALQAVNSSTWRDTFLGLWIAALRLVNRERDSSEGPVPRLDTCLCLLLSITPLAIVNLLEEAEMNCCSTNQKKESSRKRHEDLVSSLQQLDEYEGLLTPPLPAAPLANLAAAKAMMFLSGLSVGSGYFEGMSLNDMPVNCAGNLRHLIVEACIARNILDTSAYLWPGYVKGRCNQVPRSVSSQMPGWSSLMKGSPLTLPMVSSLVSTPASSLAEIEKIYEIAVNGSDDDKISAATILCGASFARGWNIQEHTVLFITRLLSPPVPANYSGTESHLIGYAGFLNVLLIGVSSVDCVQIFSLHGLVPQLAGALMPICEAFGSCASTVKWTVMSEEVSSHAVFSNAFTLLLKLWRFDQPPLEHVMDVVPVGAHLTPEYLLLVRNSQLTSSDDLQRNQSKINRLSRLSSPSSGEPIFLDSFPKLTLWYRQHQACIASPLSGLVPGTPVHQIVEALLNFMFRKINRTGQSLTPTTSGSSSSSGPGNEDVSLHLKLPAWDILEAIPFVLDAALTSCGHGRLSPRELATGLKDLADFLPGSLATIVSYFSAEVTRGIWKVASMNGTDWPSPAANLATVEQQIKKILAATGVNVPSLTIGGNSPATLPLPLAALVSLTITYKLDRSTDRFLNLMGPALSNLATGCPWPCMPVMVALWAQKVKRWSDFLVFSASRTVFHHNRDAVVQLLRMCFAATLGLSTSSIASNGGVGALLGHGFGSHFSGGISPVAPGILYLRVHRAVPNVMFMTEEVVSLLMHSVRDTARSGVPAEKLEKLKKSKCGMRYGQISLAAALTRVKLAASLGASLVWITGGVGLVQSLIKETLPSWFIAAHGSEPRGGMSGGLVAKLGGYALAYLAVLSGTFAWGVDSSSPASKRRSSILEAHLEFLAGALDGKISLGCNKATWRAYFSGFVSLVVGCTPSWLLEVDVEVLKRLSLGLKHWDEEELALALLGSSGIGAMGATAEMIIEGGINFIR; from the exons ATGGCTATTTTATCCATACAACAATCAAGCTTATATGATGGAGTAATtgaactcacaaagtcagctcagtTGAGTGGCACTGACCCACTAATGTGGGCCATCCAACTTTCTTCAACCCTTAACTCTGCTGGAATGTCCATGCCTTCCATTGATGTTGCGGAACTTCTTGTTAATCATATTTGTTGGAGTAATAATATTGCTATTGCTTGGAAGTTTCTCGAGAAAGCTTTGGCCCTTCGTATTGTTCCTCCTATGTTTGTTCTCGCCCTTCTCTCCAACAG AGTGATCTCTACTCGAAGGAGCTATCCAGGGGCATACAGGCTTTATATGGAACTTCTGAAAAGATACGCCTTTTCATTGCCATCTCTGATTAATGGTCCAAATTATCAAAA GATCATGGAAGCAATAAATGATACATTACATCTTTCCCAGTTATTTGGACTTAAGGGGTCCGAAAGTGGTCTAGTTGTGGTTGAATTTGTTTTTGCAATTGTATGGGAGTTACTTGATGCGTCCCTTGATGATGAAGGATTGCTGGAACTGACTGCTGAAAAGAAGTCTAGGTGGCCTATTACATCTCAAGACATGGGATTGAATAATCATAATGGTTTTGCTGGGGGAAGAACAGAAAAGCATGAAGTATTATGTAAAATGAACACAGTTATGGCTATTGAAATAATTGGTGAATTTTTTCACGATAAAGTGACTTCCGCAATCCTTTATTTGGCACGCACAAACTT gTCCACGCATTGGGAGTCCTTTACACAGAATTTAAGACTTCTCGTGTCAAAATCATCAGCtttaagaaactctaagaatatTTCTCCGGAGGCTTTGGTGCAGTTAACATCTGATAATCGTGTAGTCCTCTCTAGAAAATGCAAAACAAGCTCACATAAAAGGTTTCATTCTGTAATGGCTTCTGGTTCGCTTGTATCTTCTGCAGATCAGTGTCATGGTGCTAGTCCATCGGTGCTCTGGCTTCCCATTGATCTGTTTCTAGAAGATACCATGGACGGGTCACAAGTAGCGGCTACAAGTGCTGCTGAAACACTCACCG GTTTAGTGAAGGCTCTGCAGGCAGTTAACTCTTCAACTTGGCGGGACACTTTTCTTGGATTATGGATTGCAGCCCTAAGGCTTGTTAATAGA GAAAGGGATTCAAGTGAGGGACCAGTACCTCGCCTGGATACTTGCTTATGCTTGTTGTTGTCGATTACACCACTAGCAATAGTGAATCTTCTTGAAGAGGCGGAAATGAATTGCTGCTCTACCAATCAAAAGAAAGAGTCTTCCAGAAAACGTCACGAAGACTTGGTATCTAGCCTTCAGCAACTTGACGAATATGAAGGCTTGCTGACCCCACCATTGCCTGCTGCTCCATTGGCAAATCTAGCTGCCGCAAAAGCAATGATGTTCCTTTCAGGTCTAAGTGTTGGTAGTGGCTATTTTGAGGGAATGAGCTTGAACGACATGCCTGTCAATTGTG CTGGAAACCTGCGACACTTGATTGTCGAAGCCTGCATTGCCAGAAACATTTTGGACACCTCTGCTTATTTGTGGCCTGGATATGTAAAAGGTAGATGCAATCAAGTTCCTCGTAGCGTCTCGAGTCAAATGCCTGGCTGGTCATCATTGATGAAGGGGTCTCCCTTAACTCTGCCCATGGTCAGCTCTTTGGTATCAACACCAGCATCAAG TTTAGCAGAAatagagaaaatatatgaaattgccGTCAATGGCTCGGATGATGACAAGATTTCTGCTGCTACTATTCTCTGTGGTGCCTCTTTTGCTCGTGGTTGGAATATACAG GAACATACTGTTCTGTTCATCACCAGGTTGCTTTCCCCTCCTGTTCCTGCTAATTATTCTGGAACTGAAAGCCATTTGATTGGTTATGCTGGATTCCTGAATGTTCTTCTCATCGGTGTGTCATCTGTTGATTGTGTTCAGATCTTTTCTCTGCACGGATTG GTTCCACAACTTGCTGGTGCATTGATGCCAATTTGTGAAGCCTTTGGTTCATGTGCATCCACCGTGAAATGGACTGTAATGTCTGAAGAAGTTTCTTCACATGCCGTCTTCTCAAATGCATTTACTCTTCTGCTGAAGCTGTGGAGGTTTGATCAGCCGCCTCTTGAgcatgttatggatgttgttccGGTTGGAGCCCATCTAACTCCTGAATACCTTTTGTTGGTGCGCAACTCCCAGTTGACATCCTCTGATGATCTGCAGAGAAATCAAAGCAAAATCAATCGGCTCTCTAGACTTTCAAGTCCATCATCTGGAGAACCCATATTTCTTGATTCTTTTCCAAAATTAACACTTTGGTACAGGCAACATCAAGCATGCATTGCTTCACCTCTCTCAGGACTTGTCCCTGGAACTCCTGTTCATCAGATTGTTGAAGCACTGTTGAACTTCATGTTCAGAAAAATAAATAGAACAGGTCAGTCCCTGACACCAACTACTTCTGGAAGCAGTAGCTCATCAGGGCCTGGAAATGAAGATGTATCTCTCCACCTTAAGCTGCCTGCATGGGATATTCTGGAAGCTATTCCTTTTGTGCTTGATGCTGCTCTCACAAGCTGTGGTCATGGTAGATTGTCACCACGTGAACTAGCTACAG GTCTTAAGGATCTGGCCGATTTTCTCCCAGGTTCTTTGGCAACAATTGTAAGCTACTTTTCAGCTGAAGTGACACGGGGTATCTGGAAGGTTGCTTCTATGAATGGAACTGATTGGCCTAGCCCAGCTGCAAATTTAGCAACAGTGGAGCAACAGATAAAGAAAATTTTAGCTGCAACTGGTGTGAATGTTCCAAGTCTCACCATAG GTGGAAATTCTCCAGCTACCCTTCCATTGCCCCTGGCAGCCCTTGTGAGCCTCACCATTACATACAAACTTGATAGATCAACTGACCGCTTTCTGAACTTAATGGGCCCAGCCTTGAGTAATTTGGCTACAGGTTGTCCTTGGCCCTGCATGCCTGTCATGGTTGCTCTATGGGCCCAAAAGGTGAAGCGCTGGAGTGACTTTCTTGTTTTCTCTGCATCACGGACCGTGTTCCACCACAATAGGGATGCAGTGGTTCAACTGCTTAGGATGTGCTTTGCAGCTACACTAGGTCTAAGTACATCTTCCATTGCAAGCAACGGCGGTGTAGGTGCACTTCTTGGTCATGGTTTTGGCTCTCATTTTTCTGGTGGCATCTCTCCTGTTGCCCCTGGTATTCTCTACTTACGTGTCCATAGAGCTGTCCCAAATGTCATGTTTATGACAGAAGAAGTTGTTTCCCTTTTGATGCATTCCGTCAGAGATACTGCACGTAGTGGAGTACCTGCTGAGAAGTTGGAGAAACTCAAGAAAAGTAAATGCGGTATGAGGTATGGTCAGATTTCTCTTGCTGCAGCATTGACTCGTGTAAAGCTTGCAGCGTCACTGGGTGCTTCATTAGTTTGGATCACAGGTGGCGTAGGTTTGGTCCAATCATTGATTAAAGAAACTTTGCCATCTTGGTTCATAGCAGCACACGGGTCAGAGCCCCGTGGCGGTATGTCAGGAGGGCTAGTTGCAAAGCTGGGGGGTTATGCCCTTGCTTACTTAGCAGTGCTGTCTGGAACATTTGCATGGGGAGTGGATTCGTCATCACCTGCATCCAAGCGGCGGTCAAGTATTCTTGAGGCACACTTGGAATTCCTTGCCGGTGCTCTAGATGGGAAAATATCCCTCGGTTGCAACAAAGCTACCTGGAGAGCTTATTTTTCAGGGTTCGTCAGCTTGGTGGTGGGGTGCACACCAAGCTGGTTGCTAGAGGTGGATGTAGAGGTTTTGAAGAGGCTAAGTTTGGGTTTGAAACATTGGGACGAGGAGGAGTTAGCATTGGCTCTTTTGGGTAGTAGTGGTATTGGCGCAATGGGCGCCACTGCTGAAATGATTATAGAAGGTGGTATAAACTTCATTAGATGA
- the LOC132611065 gene encoding mediator of RNA polymerase II transcription subunit 33A-like isoform X1 translates to MAMVSIQESNLYDGVIELTKSAQLSGTDPLMWAIQLSSTLNSAGHSMPSIDVAELLVNHICWSNNIAIAWKFLEKALALRIVPPMFVLALLSNRVISTRRSYPGAYRLYMELLKRYAFSLPSLINGPNYQKIMEAINDTLHLSQLFGLKGSESGLVVVEFVFAIVWELLDASLDDEGLLELTAEKKSRWPITSQDMGLNNHNGFAGGRTEKHEVLCKMNTVMAIEIIGEFFHDKVTSAILYLARTNLSTHWESFTQNLRLLVSKSSALRNSKNISPEALVQLTSDNRVVLSRKCKTSSHKRFHSVMASGSLVSSADQCHGASPSVLWLPIDLFLEDTMDGSQVAATSAAETLTGLVKALQAVNSSTWRDTFLGLWIAALRLVNRERDSSEGPVPRLDTCLCLLLSITPLAIVNLLEEAEMNCCSTNQKKESSRKRHEDLVSSLQQLDEYEGLLTPPLPAAPLANLAAAKAMMFLSGLSVGSGYFEGMSLNDMPVNCAGNLRHLIVEACIARNILDTSAYLWPGYVKGRCNQVPRSVSSQMPGWSSLMKGSPLTLPMVSSLVSTPASSLAEIEKIYEIAVNGSDDDKISAATILCGASFARGWNIQEHTVLFITRLLSPPVPANYSGTESHLIGYAGFLNVLLIGVSSVDCVQIFSLHGLVPQLAGALMPICEAFGSCASTVKWTVMSEEVSSHAVFSNAFTLLLKLWRFDQPPLEHVMDVVPVGAHLTPEYLLLVRNSQLTSSDDLQRNQSKINRLSRLSSPSSGEPIFLDSFPKLTLWYRQHQACIASPLSGLVPGTPVHQIVEALLNFMFRKINRTGQSLTPTTSGSSSSSGPGNEDVSLHLKLPAWDILEAIPFVLDAALTSCGHGRLSPRELATGLKDLADFLPGSLATIVSYFSAEVTRGIWKVASMNGTDWPSPAANLATVEQQIKKILAATGVNVPSLTIGGNSPATLPLPLAALVSLTITYKLDRSTDRFLNLMGPALSNLATGCPWPCMPVMVALWAQKVKRWSDFLVFSASRTVFHHNRDAVVQLLRMCFAATLGLSTSSIASNGGVGALLGHGFGSHFSGGISPVAPGILYLRVHRAVPNVMFMTEEVVSLLMHSVRDTARSGVPAEKLEKLKKSKCGMRYGQISLAAALTRVKLAASLGASLVWITGGVGLVQSLIKETLPSWFIAAHGSEPRGGMSGGLVAKLGGYALAYLAVLSGTFAWGVDSSSPASKRRSSILEAHLEFLAGALDGKISLGCNKATWRAYFSGFVSLVVGCTPSWLLEVDVEVLKRLSLGLKHWDEEELALALLGSSGIGAMGATAEMIIEGGINFIR, encoded by the exons ATGGCTATGGTATCCATACAAGAATCAAACTTATATGATGGAGTAATtgaactcacaaagtcagctcaatTGAGTGGCACTGATCCATTAATGTGGGCTATCCAACTTTCTTCAACCCTTAACTCTGCTGGACATTCCATGCCTTCCATTGATGTTGCGGAACTTCTTGTTAATCATATTTGTTGGAGTAATAATATTGCTATTGCTTGGAAGTTTCTCGAGAAAGCTTTGGCCCTTCGTATTGTTCCTCCTATGTTTGTTCTCGCTCTTCTTTCTAACAG AGTGATCTCTACTCGAAGGAGCTATCCAGGGGCATACAGGCTTTATATGGAACTTCTGAAAAGATACGCCTTTTCATTGCCATCTCTGATTAATGGTCCAAATTATCAAAA GATCATGGAAGCAATAAATGATACATTACATCTTTCCCAGTTATTTGGACTTAAGGGGTCCGAAAGTGGTCTAGTTGTGGTTGAATTTGTTTTTGCAATTGTATGGGAGTTACTTGATGCGTCCCTTGATGATGAAGGATTGCTGGAACTGACTGCTGAAAAGAAGTCTAGGTGGCCTATTACATCTCAAGACATGGGATTGAATAATCATAATGGTTTTGCTGGGGGAAGAACAGAAAAGCATGAAGTATTATGTAAAATGAACACAGTTATGGCTATTGAAATAATTGGTGAATTTTTTCACGATAAAGTGACTTCCGCAATCCTTTATTTGGCACGCACAAACTT gTCCACGCATTGGGAGTCCTTTACACAGAATTTAAGACTTCTCGTGTCAAAATCATCAGCtttaagaaactctaagaatatTTCTCCGGAGGCTTTGGTGCAGTTAACATCTGATAATCGTGTAGTCCTCTCTAGAAAATGCAAAACAAGCTCACATAAAAGGTTTCATTCTGTAATGGCTTCTGGTTCGCTTGTATCTTCTGCAGATCAGTGTCATGGTGCTAGTCCATCGGTGCTCTGGCTTCCCATTGATCTGTTTCTAGAAGATACCATGGACGGGTCACAAGTAGCGGCTACAAGTGCTGCTGAAACACTCACCG GTTTAGTGAAGGCTCTGCAGGCAGTTAACTCTTCAACTTGGCGGGACACTTTTCTTGGATTATGGATTGCAGCCCTAAGGCTTGTTAATAGA GAAAGGGATTCAAGTGAGGGACCAGTACCTCGCCTGGATACTTGCTTATGCTTGTTGTTGTCGATTACACCACTAGCAATAGTGAATCTTCTTGAAGAGGCGGAAATGAATTGCTGCTCTACCAATCAAAAGAAAGAGTCTTCCAGAAAACGTCACGAAGACTTGGTATCTAGCCTTCAGCAACTTGACGAATATGAAGGCTTGCTGACCCCACCATTGCCTGCTGCTCCATTGGCAAATCTAGCTGCCGCAAAAGCAATGATGTTCCTTTCAGGTCTAAGTGTTGGTAGTGGCTATTTTGAGGGAATGAGCTTGAACGACATGCCTGTCAATTGTG CTGGAAACCTGCGACACTTGATTGTCGAAGCCTGCATTGCCAGAAACATTTTGGACACCTCTGCTTATTTGTGGCCTGGATATGTAAAAGGTAGATGCAATCAAGTTCCTCGTAGCGTCTCGAGTCAAATGCCTGGCTGGTCATCATTGATGAAGGGGTCTCCCTTAACTCTGCCCATGGTCAGCTCTTTGGTATCAACACCAGCATCAAG TTTAGCAGAAatagagaaaatatatgaaattgccGTCAATGGCTCGGATGATGACAAGATTTCTGCTGCTACTATTCTCTGTGGTGCCTCTTTTGCTCGTGGTTGGAATATACAG GAACATACTGTTCTGTTCATCACCAGGTTGCTTTCCCCTCCTGTTCCTGCTAATTATTCTGGAACTGAAAGCCATTTGATTGGTTATGCTGGATTCCTGAATGTTCTTCTCATCGGTGTGTCATCTGTTGATTGTGTTCAGATCTTTTCTCTGCACGGATTG GTTCCACAACTTGCTGGTGCATTGATGCCAATTTGTGAAGCCTTTGGTTCATGTGCATCCACCGTGAAATGGACTGTAATGTCTGAAGAAGTTTCTTCACATGCCGTCTTCTCAAATGCATTTACTCTTCTGCTGAAGCTGTGGAGGTTTGATCAGCCGCCTCTTGAgcatgttatggatgttgttccGGTTGGAGCCCATCTAACTCCTGAATACCTTTTGTTGGTGCGCAACTCCCAGTTGACATCCTCTGATGATCTGCAGAGAAATCAAAGCAAAATCAATCGGCTCTCTAGACTTTCAAGTCCATCATCTGGAGAACCCATATTTCTTGATTCTTTTCCAAAATTAACACTTTGGTACAGGCAACATCAAGCATGCATTGCTTCACCTCTCTCAGGACTTGTCCCTGGAACTCCTGTTCATCAGATTGTTGAAGCACTGTTGAACTTCATGTTCAGAAAAATAAATAGAACAGGTCAGTCCCTGACACCAACTACTTCTGGAAGCAGTAGCTCATCAGGGCCTGGAAATGAAGATGTATCTCTCCACCTTAAGCTGCCTGCATGGGATATTCTGGAAGCTATTCCTTTTGTGCTTGATGCTGCTCTCACAAGCTGTGGTCATGGTAGATTGTCACCACGTGAACTAGCTACAG GTCTTAAGGATCTGGCCGATTTTCTCCCAGGTTCTTTGGCAACAATTGTAAGCTACTTTTCAGCTGAAGTGACACGGGGTATCTGGAAGGTTGCTTCTATGAATGGAACTGATTGGCCTAGCCCAGCTGCAAATTTAGCAACAGTGGAGCAACAGATAAAGAAAATTTTAGCTGCAACTGGTGTGAATGTTCCAAGTCTCACCATAG GTGGAAATTCTCCAGCTACCCTTCCATTGCCCCTGGCAGCCCTTGTGAGCCTCACCATTACATACAAACTTGATAGATCAACTGACCGCTTTCTGAACTTAATGGGCCCAGCCTTGAGTAATTTGGCTACAGGTTGTCCTTGGCCCTGCATGCCTGTCATGGTTGCTCTATGGGCCCAAAAGGTGAAGCGCTGGAGTGACTTTCTTGTTTTCTCTGCATCACGGACCGTGTTCCACCACAATAGGGATGCAGTGGTTCAACTGCTTAGGATGTGCTTTGCAGCTACACTAGGTCTAAGTACATCTTCCATTGCAAGCAACGGCGGTGTAGGTGCACTTCTTGGTCATGGTTTTGGCTCTCATTTTTCTGGTGGCATCTCTCCTGTTGCCCCTGGTATTCTCTACTTACGTGTCCATAGAGCTGTCCCAAATGTCATGTTTATGACAGAAGAAGTTGTTTCCCTTTTGATGCATTCCGTCAGAGATACTGCACGTAGTGGAGTACCTGCTGAGAAGTTGGAGAAACTCAAGAAAAGTAAATGCGGTATGAGGTATGGTCAGATTTCTCTTGCTGCAGCATTGACTCGTGTAAAGCTTGCAGCGTCACTGGGTGCTTCATTAGTTTGGATCACAGGTGGCGTAGGTTTGGTCCAATCATTGATTAAAGAAACTTTGCCATCTTGGTTCATAGCAGCACACGGGTCAGAGCCCCGTGGCGGTATGTCAGGAGGGCTAGTTGCAAAGCTGGGGGGTTATGCCCTTGCTTACTTAGCAGTGCTGTCTGGAACATTTGCATGGGGAGTGGATTCGTCATCACCTGCATCCAAGCGGCGGTCAAGTATTCTTGAGGCACACTTGGAATTCCTTGCCGGTGCTCTAGATGGGAAAATATCCCTCGGTTGCAACAAAGCTACCTGGAGAGCTTATTTTTCAGGGTTCGTCAGCTTGGTGGTGGGGTGCACACCAAGCTGGTTGCTAGAGGTGGATGTAGAGGTTTTGAAGAGGCTAAGTTTGGGTTTGAAACATTGGGACGAGGAGGAGTTAGCATTGGCTCTTTTGGGTAGTAGTGGTATTGGCGCAATGGGCGCCACTGCTGAAATGATTATAGAAGGTGGTATAAACTTCATTAGATGA
- the LOC132611068 gene encoding uncharacterized protein LOC132611068, with amino-acid sequence MEPYEVPMQPLRTTRHKCSACFKQYKKTEHLIEHIKSSYHSVHDPKCGVCNKHCKSFESLREHVAGRLSKVNCASIFAERGCILCLKTCSSVDSLNEHKEMCLLSTPRPIDTIEMLFPEDQMDMLYSESEMDISNETSSVRRREAVAIDCEMVGGGSDWSLDLCARVCLVDEDEKLIFHTYVLPQIPVTDYRYEITGITEENLRDAMPLKEVRGRILQILYNGESISRVRLNGGKAKVLVGHNLEKHLACLKMDYPDHLLRDTATYQPLMKTNFSSHSLKYLTKTYLGYDIQVGFHDPFQDLVSVMRLYKRIRSRDHPMEGTIWVSNSPLSYSSSSDPWKLMAHESMTPDELLAISKSNYRCWCLDSLEAMQMQ; translated from the exons ATGGAACCCTACGAAGTTCCTATGCAACCCCTCCGCACTACAAG GCACAAGTGTTCTGCTTGTTTCAAGCAGTACAAGAAGACGGAGCATCTCATCGAACATATTAAAAGCTCTTATCATTCAGTTCATGACCCTAAATGTGGTGTGTGTAACAAGCATTGCAAGTCATTTGAATCACTAAGGGAGCATGTTGCTG GTCGTTTGTCCAAAGTGAATTGCGCAAGCATCTTTGCAGAAAGAGGTTGCATTTTGTGTCTGAAAACCTGCAGCAGCGTGGACTCTCTCAACGAGCATAAGGAAATGTGTCTTCTAAGCACTCCTCGACCCATT GACACAATAGAGATGCTTTTTCCAGAAGACCAAATGGATATGCTCTATTCAGAATCCGAAATGGACATAAGTAATGAAACTAGCAGCGTAAGACGCCGGGAAGCAGTTGCCATAGATTGTGAAATGGTTGGAGGGGGGAGTGATTGGTCACTAGACCTTTGTGCAAGGGTATGCCTAGTTGACGAAGATGAGAAGCTTATTTTCCACACTTATGTTCTACCTCAGATTCCTGTCACTGATTATAG GTATGAAATTACTGGTATAACAGAGGAAAATCTACGAGATgccatgcctttgaaggaagtcCGGGGGAGAATTCTGCAGATCCTTTACAATGGAGAGTCAATAAGTAGAGTAAGATTGAATGGTGGAAAAGCAAAGGTACTTGTGGGCCATAACCTTGAGAAACACCTGGCTTGCTTGAAGATGGATTATCCTGATCATCTTCTGAG AGATACTGCAACATACCAGCCCCTGATGAAGACCAACTTTTCCAGCCACTCTCTCAAGTATCTAACCAAGACTTATCTAGG ATATGATATCCAAGTTGGTTTCCATGATCCTTTCCAAGATTTGGTGTCTGTCATGCGGTTGTATAAGAGAATCCGCTCACGGGACCACCCAATGGAAGGGACTATTTGGGTATCAAATTCACCTCTAAGCTATAGCAGTAGCTCTGATCCATGGAAACTCATGGCACACGAAAGTATGACACCAGATGAGCTCTTAGCAATATCCAAATCAAACTATCGCTGTTGGTGTCTGGATTCACTGGAAGCAATGCAGATGCAATAA